Proteins from one Scylla paramamosain isolate STU-SP2022 chromosome 3, ASM3559412v1, whole genome shotgun sequence genomic window:
- the LOC135095332 gene encoding uncharacterized protein LOC135095332: MACIVKAAEVVVVVVVVVVVLGGGHGGRCHAGHLAINCNSNTEITRSGEEKSIHSEEIRQARETVSENLYMVPLTGFEGVRAKVTTNMGTFTAWFPIMNHCPIGDSRWWQVLLEVKKHTSSTLTANLRVHNCFLSCELITDATRTNGRDLKLHNLDLFGRGASKWRTQRPESPCHVEKLANYSQTQILTSCTNPPPIGSASPPHSNTEQQPTHETTQQNTHKTTQQNTHKTTQQNTHKTTQQNTRKTTQQNTHEILITTSPPVTSSSVPESRAHQHKGLTSIQLGGGSGGSDSGDSDDDGCGASHHKTSSSTRK; encoded by the coding sequence ATGGCTTGCATCGTGAAGGccgcggaggtggtggtggtggtagtggtggtggtggtggtgctcggaGGAGGCCATGGCGGCAGATGTCACGCTGGTCACCTCGCCATAAACTGCAACTCCAATACAGAAATAACAAGATCTGGAGAAGAGAAATCGATACACAGTGAAGAAATACGCCAAGCAAGAGAGACCGTGAGTGAAAACTTGTACATGGTGCCCTTGACAGGCTTTGAAGGCGTCCGTGCTAAGGTGACAACCAACATGGGAACATTCACTGCCTGGTTCCCGATTATGAACCACTGCCCCATCGGCGATTCCCGGTGGTGGCAGGTGTTACTGGAGGTGAAGAAACACACCAGTTCAACCCTCACCGCAAATCTGAGGGTACACAATTGCTTCCTATCATGTGAACTGATCACTGACGCCACACGCACAAATGGGAGAGACTTGAAGCTTCACAACCTGGATCTGTTTGGTCGCGGCGCCTCCAAGTGGAGGACACAGCGCCCAGAATCTCCATGTCATGTTGAAAAATTAGCAAATTATTCTCAAACACAAATCTTGACATCCTGCACCAATCCTCCACCCATCGGCAGTGCCTCTCCACCTCACTCCAACACAGAACAGCAGCCTACACATGAGACTACACAACAAAATACACATAAGACCACACAACAAAATACACATAAGACCACACAACAAAATACACATAAGACCACACaacaaaatacaagaaagaCCACACAACAGAATACACATGAAATTCTCATCACCACTTCGCCTCCAGTCACGTCCTCCAGCGTTCCGGAGTCCCGTGCACACCAGCATAAAGGCCTCACGTCTATACAGCTGGGGgggggtagtggtggcagtgatagtggtgatagtgatgatgatggttgtggtgcTTCTCATCATAAGACGTCGAGCTCAACGAGAAAATGA
- the LOC135095324 gene encoding uncharacterized protein LOC135095324, which yields MACIVKAAEVVVVVVVVVVVVVLGGGHGGRCHAGHLAINCNSDTEITRSGEEKLIHSEEIHQARETVSENLYMVPFTGFEGVRAEVTTNMGTFTAWFPIMSHCFIGDSRWWQVLLEVKKHTSSTLTANLRVHNCFLSCELITDATRTNGRDLKLHNLDLFGRGASKWRTQRPESPCHVEKLANYSQTQILTSCTNPPPIGSASPPHSNTEQQPTQQPAQKTLGTASPKERTTPTCPSESKAHQTERLTATYLGVAVVVVLVMIVILAVVLFLMRRRG from the coding sequence ATGGCTTGCATCGTGAAGGccgcggaggtggtggtggtggtggtggtggtggtggtggtggtggtgctcggaGGAGGCCATGGCGGCAGATGTCACGCTGGTCACCTCGCCATAAACTGCAACTCCGATACAGAAATAACAAGATCTGGAGAAGAGAAATTGATACACAGTGAAGAAATACACCAAGCAAGAGAGACCGTGAGTGAAAACTTGTACATGGTGCCCTTCACAGGCTTTGAAGGCGTCCGTGCTGAGGTGACAACCAACATGGGAACATTCACTGCCTGGTTCCCGATTATGAGCCATTGCTTCATCGGCGATTCCCGGTGGTGGCAGGTGTTACTGGAGGTGAAGAAACACACCAGTTCAACCCTCACCGCAAATCTGAGGGTACACAATTGCTTCCTATCATGTGAACTGATCACTGACGCCACACGCACAAATGGGAGAGACTTGAAGCTTCACAACCTGGATCTGTTTGGTCGCGGCGCCTCCAAGTGGAGGACACAGCGCCCAGAATCTCCATGTCATGTTGAAAAATTAGCAAATTATTCTCAAACACAAATCTTGACATCCTGCACCAATCCTCCACCCATCGGCAGTGCCTCTCCACCTCACTCCAACACAGAACAGCAGCCTACACAGCAGCCTGCGCAGAAGACTCTCGGCACGGCCTCACCTAAAGAACGCACCACGCCCACATGCCCTTCGGAATCCAAAGCACACCAGACGGAAAGACTAACAGCCACATATCTgggtgtggcagtggtggtggtgttggtgatgatagtgattcTGGCGGTTGTGCTGTTTCTGATGAGACGTCGTGGTTAA